atgggtattgaggagggcaccttttgggatgagcaccaggtgttatatggaaaccaatttgacaataaacttcatatattgaaaaaataaaaattaaaaaaaaaacaaaacaaaaaacatggtgTGTCTTAAAAACAGTAGTGgaatccggatggccaacaggcacatgaaaagatgctcaacgtcgctcctcatcagggaaatacaaatcaaaaccacactcagatatcacctcacgccagtcagagtggccaaaatgaacaaaccaggagactatagatgctggagaggatgtggagaaacgggaacccccttgcactgttggtgggaatgcaaattggtgcagccgctctggaaaacagtgtggaggttcctcagaaaattaaaaatagacctaccttatgacccagcaatagcactgccaggaatttacccaagggatacaggagtactgatgcataggggcactcgtaccccaatgtttatagcagcactctcaacaatagccaaattatggaaagagcctaaatgtccatcaactgatgaatggataaagaaattgtggcttatatacacaatggagtactacgtggcaatgagaaaaaatgaaatatggccttttgtagcaacgtggatggaactggagagtgtgatgctaagtgaaataagccatacagagaaagacagataccatatggtttcactcttatgtggatcctgagaaacttaacagaaacccatgggggaggtgaaggggaaaaaaaaagaggttagagtgggagagggccaaaCCAAGGAAACTGAGAACAAGGAGACTGAGACTGAgaacttaaaaactgagaacaaactgagggttgatgggggggtgggagggaggggagggtgggtgatgggtattgaggagggcaccttttgggatgagcactgggtgttgtatggaaaccaatttgacaataaatttcatatattgaaaaaaaaaacagtagtggAGCCAAAGAAGTACAAAACTTTATAAAGTACATACTTTAGGATTCCATTTGCATGTgattcaagaacaggcaaaacgGACGTCTGGGGATCAGAAGTGGTTGCCCCTGCCTGGGATGGGAAGGACTGACTGGGAAAGGGTATGAGAGAATGCTCTGGAGTGCTGTAAATGTTCGAAATCTTGATTTGGAATAGTGCTGTACACTTGAGATATTATGAGCCTTTTATTAAATGGAGATTAGATCTTGATTgaaatgtgtacatacatataaatgtaaataaatatacatactcAAATTTCTAATCTAATGAAGGAATCTATTGCAATGAGCCAGGCTCCCCTCAGCCCAAAGAATTTCACACTGTCTTTCTGCCCTTGCAGTACTTGGATTTCGAGCTTTCAGAACATGGACTCAGGCTTCAGGGTGATGCTGCAAGTTGGAACCTTGTGCAATCACCCCCAGGTCATTTCCCTCTAGCTTGCCGACTTCCCATCACTGACACAACGCCACATCTGGCCACCCCCGCCAGGCCGCGAGAGAAAGTTTGGGAGAGGCAGGTTCAACCTGGTGGGGAATTCCTCTCCCCCGCACACTTTCCAGCGCCCTGCTGTGGCGGGTCACACAGCCCAGTAGGGCATGAATCAGCCTCCCTTCCAGGCTCCGCATAGGCACGCTCCGCCCCGTCCGGGGTCGGAGGAGGCTCACCCTACTACATAAAGCAAGCACCCAGCACGTCGGCACCCAGGCGGCCTAGAGGCTGGACTCTGTGCACCCTTTTCCAACGGGACTTTCAAGGAACGCCTCGCCCCGAGGGCCAATTGAACCGGACACCATGGAGCCTACTGGACCTCTCGGGCTGTTACTTCTGCCATTGCTCCTGATGGGAACCGTGCTGGGAGATGGTGTTCAGGAGGCACCAGGTATGGGCTGGTCTGGGACCCCCCTCTTTGCGCCGGGCTTCCGCTGAGGTAGGCAGTGAGGGCGCTGCGGCAGTGGGGCCCCCAGCACCCACCCTCTCCACCCGGATTTCCCCGAGCCCCTGCCGCACGGGAGTCTAGAGCCGTGGGAAGAGGCACTCCCGCCGAAGTTTGTACTTTCTCTCctgcaaaccccccccccccaccccccgctgctCGGAACAGAACTCCCCCCGGGAAGCCTCTACCTTCCCGGGAGACAGGAGACGTGGCtgacctccttccctctctcaggCTCTCCTTTTGACCCTCCTGTAGGAAACAATGCGGAGATCTGCCTCCTGCCCCCGGACGAAGGGCCCTGCCGGGCCCGGATCCCCAGTTACTACTACGACAGGTACACACAGAGCTGCCGCAAGTTCATGTACGGAGGCTGCGAGGGCAACGACAACAATTTCGAAACTTGGGAGGCCTGCGATGAAGCTTGCTGGAGGATAGAGAGTAAGTTTTCGCACGCAAACTCAGAACTCTTGCGCGCTCCTTGCAGGGAAGGGCTGGTGGTAATTTAAATTTATGCCTCCTTGAAGACACTGTTTCCTCATGTAGATCATCCATCAATTTGAAATACTTTCACTGGACTTTATTATTAAAGTATGATTTAGCTaactataaattttccttttgtccCTGGATGCCCAAACATGTTTTGGCTTAGTACAGGGATATAGTGGAGATTCATgataatgttttctattttactttaattatatttattgtatcTGTTAAGGCCAGTAACAGAACATGGGACTTTGCGATTCAGGGAAGTAAGCCAAAAATACCCATCCGTGTGAATAAGTTTAATTAACTTCATGTGTAGAAAAATCAGAACACCCTGTGAGAACAGAGAATTTCCACTACATTTGGCTGACTCGGGTCTGGAGCcactgttacaaaaaaaaaaaaaaaaaaaaaaaaaaaaaaaaatctaaaataactgGATTAATGAAAAGTCTCTTGGGGATTTACTATCCCAGTACTAAATGTGATGCTGTTTTCTCCCCAGTTGTTTCTGAAAATATAGTAAAGTTTTGATGTAATACTAAGATAATTTTTGACTAACACTGTTTTATGCCCTCCTTTTCCTAGAAGTTCCCAAAATTTGCAGGTTGGAAGTCAGTGAGGGGCAGTGTGGAGAGCCCAGAGAAGAGTATTTCTTCAATCTCAGTTCCATGACATGTGAAAAATTCCTATCTGGCGGGTGTCACAGCAATGAGAACAGGTTCCCAGATGAGGCTACCTGTATGGGCTTCTGTGcaccaaaaaaaagtaaatactacTTTTATGGTGTTTCTATTTCGTTT
This DNA window, taken from Neofelis nebulosa isolate mNeoNeb1 chromosome 4, mNeoNeb1.pri, whole genome shotgun sequence, encodes the following:
- the TFPI2 gene encoding tissue factor pathway inhibitor 2 — encoded protein: MEPTGPLGLLLLPLLLMGTVLGDGVQEAPGNNAEICLLPPDEGPCRARIPSYYYDRYTQSCRKFMYGGCEGNDNNFETWEACDEACWRIEKVPKICRLEVSEGQCGEPREEYFFNLSSMTCEKFLSGGCHSNENRFPDEATCMGFCAPKKSPSFCYSPKDEGLCSANVTRYYFNPRHKACEAFTYTGCGGNENNFINMKDCKHVCVKALKKEKNKKMPKLFFANRRLKIWKRQF